The Vitis riparia cultivar Riparia Gloire de Montpellier isolate 1030 chromosome 10, EGFV_Vit.rip_1.0, whole genome shotgun sequence genome includes a region encoding these proteins:
- the LOC117923536 gene encoding KH domain-containing protein At4g18375-like, with protein MGETGKRFRSQRDQDGDNKIQKRRVNERDEKGSDELIVYRILCPDGVIGSVIGKSGKVINSIRQDTRAKIKVVDPFPGAKDRVITIYCYVKEKEEVEVDDEFNDKQPLCPAQDALLKVHAAIVNAVASLENSDKKKKDKEECQILVPSSQSANVIGKAGATIKRLRSKTRANIKITAKDSTDPSHSCAMEFDNFVLIAGDSEAVKKALFAISAIMYKFTPREEIPLDTTVPEAPPSIIIPSDVPIYPAGGFYPSADSIVSARSVPPVLAATHVPELQGYSDMGSTWPVYSSNLPVVSGYGASRSEELIIRVLCPFDKIGRVIGRGGSSIKSVREASGAHVEVDDTKADRDECLITVTSTESVDDLKSMAVEAVLLLQAKINDEDDDTVAIRLLVPSKIIGCIIGKSGSIINEIRKRTRADVRISKSERPKCADANDELIEVVGEVGSVRDALVQIVLRLRDDALKDRDTGHNTSAGTDSLYSGGAGLSVSSVLPSAPPVAPLSYDQRAETGSGLGLLSSSSLYGYGSLSVGENAYGSMSSYSSKLYGGLPTPSTFDMVIPANAVGKVMGKGGANIANIRKISGAVIEISDSKSSRGDRVALISGTPEQKRTAENLIQAFIMAT; from the exons atGGGTGAAACAGGGAAGCGGTTTCGTTCCCAGAGAGACCAAGATGGTGACAACAAGATTCAGAAAAGACGGGTAaatgaaagagatgaaaagGGTAGTGATGAATTGATAGTTTATAGGATACTGTGCCCAGATGGGGTTATTGGGAGTGTAATTGGTAAAAGTGGGAAAGTTATAAACTCAATAAGACAAGATACAAGGGCAAAGATTAAGGTTGTAGATCCATTTCCAGGTGCCAAGGATAGGGTTATAACCATCTATTGCTATGTTAAGGAGAAGGAAGAAGTTGAAGTTGACGATGAATTTAATGACAAGCAGCCTCTATGCCCTGCCCAGGATGCCCTTCTTAAAGTGCATGCTGCCATTGTAAATGCTGTAGCTTCACTTGAGAACTCtgacaaaaaaaagaaagataaggaGGAATGTCAAATTCTTGTTCCATCTAGTCAGTCTGCAAATGTTATTGGTAAGGCAGGTGCTACCATAAAGAGACTGAGAAGCAAGACGAGAGCAAATATTAAGATAACTGCCAAGGATTCCACTGACCCCAGTCATTCATGTGCTATGGAATTTGACAACTTTGTTCTG ATAGCTGGTGATTCGGAAGCAGTGAAGAAGGCACTGTTTGCAATTTCTGCAATCATGTACAAGTTCACTCCTAGAGAAGAAATTCCTCTTGACACAACTGTACCAGAAGCCCCTCCCAGCATCATTATCCCTTCAGATGTCCCGATATATCCTGCTGGTGGATTCTATCCTAGTGCAGACTCTATTGTGTCTGCTAGATCTGTTCCTCCTGTCTTAGCTGCTACACATGTACCAGAACTTCAGGGTTATTCAGACATGGGCAGTACATGGCCAGTTTATTCATCTAACCTTCCTGTAGTTTCTGGTTATGGAGCATCACGATCTGAGGAGTTAATTATAAGAGTTTTGTGCCCATTTGACAAGATTGGGCGTGTTATTGGCAGGGGAGGGAGTTCCATTAAAAGTGTAAGGGAGGCTAGTGGTGCACATGTTGAGGTTGATGACACCAAGGCTGATCGTGATGAGTGTCTCATCACTGTCACTTCAACAGAG TCTGTCGATGATCTGAAATCCATGGCAGTTGAAGCTGTTTTATTGCTGCAAGCTAAGATAAATGATGAAGATGACGACACTGTTGCTATACGTCTTCTTGTTCCATCAAAAATTATTGGGTGTATTATTGGGAAAAGTGGTTcaattattaatgaaattaGGAAGAGAACTAGAGCTGATGTTCGCATCTCAAAGAGTGAGAGGCCCAAGTGTGCTGATGCCAATGATGAACTTATTGAG GTGGTTGGAGAAGTTGGTAGTGTGAGAGATGCACTTGTTCAGATTGTTCTGAGACTTCGGGATGATGCATTGAAGGATAGGGATACTGGTCACAATACTTCTGCAGGCACTGATTCTTTATACTCTGGTGGTGCGGGTCTATCAGTTTCTTCTGTTTTGCCCTCTGCTCCCCCGGTTGCTCCATTGAGCTATGACCAAAGGGCTGAAACTGGAAGTGGCTTGGGCCTTCTTTCTTCAAGCAGCCTTTATGGATATGGATCTTTGTCA gTGGGGGAGAATGCCTATGGATCAATGTCCTCTTATTCATCAAAGCTTTATGGAGG ATTGCCTACACCATCGACCTTTGACATGGTGATCCCTGCAAATGCAGTGGGCAAAGTTATGGGCAAAGGTGGGGCAAATATAGCAAACATTAGGAAG ATATCAGGAGCAGTTATAGAGATTTCCGATTCCAAGTCTTCCCGAGGTGATCGCGTGGCCTTGATATCTGGTACACCTGAACAGAAACGCACAGCAGAAAATTTGATTCAGGCTTTTATAATGGCCACCTGA